A genomic stretch from Desulfobotulus mexicanus includes:
- the glnE gene encoding bifunctional [glutamate--ammonia ligase]-adenylyl-L-tyrosine phosphorylase/[glutamate--ammonia-ligase] adenylyltransferase encodes MTEEMKTPVPLVSEELLDLLAQRHPDTLALLDAASGSLPDGLGDDLRRVAAMSDFFARGLLRDADTLAELMDSNLTAPPAPARERISAALRTVDSESLLSLSLRKIRHLSMMGICFRDLSGRASLAETMASLSELAEAVVDEAANYLHTKMAAIHGEPLGEDSGKTQRLVVLAMGKLGAGELNFSSDIDLIYAYPQPGETSGPEIITNETFFIRLARKLTAVFSGNTGGPLFRVDLRLRPFGENGPMVMHFDAMEFYYQTQGREWERYALIKCRPISGNKDDGRELLESLKPFVFRRYLDFGVFDSLREMKQSIMLEIRRKGMESNIKTGSGGIREVEFFGQAFQLLRGGVVPGLQQRGILKILKTLVRFRFIPQETRDNLTEAYVFLRHTEHRIQAWEDRQTHQLPKEDVARKALAAAMGFENWNSFMADLDEQRQRVHDHFRKLLTVEDEGKESVRPMVALWTQRHMEPDRAEGLLAQAGYRDPSAAFRMLGYFRDSLPAQAMSSQGKRRLDTLMPLLLESCGRGENPAQSLGRILDLLRAIQRRSTYFALFLEYPSALDHLVRLANASPWIMDFLSQHPVLLDELLDPRTLYRPPERGEMEEDLRRRLEELDPEDLEIRLENLCVFKQSGLLRVAAADVTGEFPLMKVSDRLTEIAECVVNEIVNFSHRDLVRRHGRPLDSQEKPMEGWGFAVIAYGKLGGLELGYGSDLDLVFLHDDTEGMTEGGEKPLLSSQFFTRLGQRVIHCLKAHTRAGTLYETDLRLRPDGNTGILVVPVAAFADYQRRQAWTWEHQALVRARPVCGNHRMAERFEATRREVLCLKRESGPLRTEIVNMREKLRSAHARPEPGIFDLKQDPGGIMDIEFLVQYMVLAHAHDTPAITRWTDNIRILETLSETGVMRQEEATFLRSAYLLFRVAVHRKNLQNQPSRVPEFRFEKLREGVRHIWQRYMGTDHSAPGKN; translated from the coding sequence ATGACAGAAGAAATGAAAACCCCAGTTCCTCTGGTATCCGAGGAGCTTCTGGACCTTCTGGCACAACGCCATCCGGACACCCTTGCCCTGCTTGATGCAGCTTCCGGCTCCCTTCCCGATGGGCTTGGGGATGACCTGCGCCGGGTGGCAGCCATGAGTGATTTTTTTGCAAGGGGCCTGCTCCGGGATGCGGATACCCTTGCAGAACTCATGGACAGCAACCTGACTGCGCCCCCGGCTCCGGCCAGAGAGAGAATCTCTGCAGCACTCCGGACCGTGGATTCGGAAAGCCTTCTGTCCTTAAGTTTAAGAAAAATCCGCCACCTTTCCATGATGGGCATCTGCTTCAGGGATCTATCCGGCAGGGCTTCCTTAGCAGAAACCATGGCATCCCTTTCCGAACTGGCTGAAGCCGTGGTGGACGAAGCCGCGAACTATCTCCATACAAAAATGGCCGCCATCCATGGGGAACCCCTGGGAGAGGATTCCGGCAAAACCCAGCGTCTTGTGGTGCTGGCCATGGGCAAGCTTGGGGCCGGTGAGCTTAATTTTTCTTCCGACATCGATCTGATCTATGCCTACCCTCAACCGGGAGAAACCAGTGGCCCTGAGATCATAACCAATGAAACCTTTTTTATCCGTCTTGCCCGTAAGCTGACGGCGGTTTTCAGCGGCAACACCGGAGGTCCCCTTTTCCGGGTTGACTTAAGGCTGAGACCCTTTGGCGAAAACGGTCCCATGGTCATGCATTTTGATGCCATGGAATTTTACTACCAGACCCAGGGCCGGGAATGGGAACGCTATGCCCTTATCAAATGCCGCCCCATCTCCGGCAATAAGGATGACGGAAGAGAACTTCTGGAAAGCCTGAAGCCCTTTGTCTTCCGCAGATATCTGGATTTCGGCGTATTTGACAGCCTGAGGGAAATGAAGCAGTCCATCATGCTTGAAATCCGCAGAAAAGGGATGGAAAGCAACATCAAAACCGGCTCCGGTGGTATCCGGGAGGTGGAATTCTTCGGTCAGGCCTTTCAGCTGCTCAGGGGTGGGGTGGTGCCGGGTCTTCAGCAAAGGGGAATTCTGAAAATCCTGAAAACCCTTGTACGCTTCCGCTTCATTCCTCAGGAAACAAGGGATAATCTTACGGAAGCCTATGTCTTTCTGCGCCATACGGAGCACCGCATTCAGGCCTGGGAAGACCGGCAGACCCATCAGCTGCCCAAGGAAGACGTGGCCCGAAAAGCACTGGCTGCAGCCATGGGCTTTGAAAACTGGAACAGCTTTATGGCCGATCTGGATGAGCAGCGCCAGCGGGTACATGACCACTTCCGGAAACTCCTTACCGTTGAGGACGAAGGTAAAGAATCCGTACGACCCATGGTGGCCCTGTGGACCCAGCGTCATATGGAGCCGGACAGGGCAGAAGGCCTTCTTGCCCAGGCCGGTTACAGGGACCCGTCCGCCGCCTTCCGCATGCTGGGGTATTTCCGTGACAGCCTTCCGGCTCAGGCCATGAGCAGTCAGGGCAAACGGCGGCTGGACACCCTTATGCCCCTTCTGCTGGAATCCTGTGGCAGGGGTGAAAATCCGGCACAATCCCTTGGCCGCATTCTTGATCTGCTGAGGGCCATTCAGCGACGCAGCACCTATTTCGCCCTTTTTCTGGAATATCCTTCCGCTCTGGATCATCTGGTACGCCTTGCCAATGCCAGCCCGTGGATCATGGATTTTCTTTCTCAGCACCCGGTGCTGCTGGATGAACTTCTGGACCCCCGAACCCTTTACCGTCCACCGGAGCGCGGGGAGATGGAGGAAGATCTCCGTCGTCGGCTGGAAGAGCTGGACCCGGAAGATCTTGAAATCCGACTGGAAAACCTCTGCGTGTTCAAACAGTCCGGACTTCTGCGGGTGGCTGCTGCGGACGTTACGGGGGAATTTCCCCTGATGAAGGTCAGCGACCGCCTTACGGAAATTGCCGAGTGCGTGGTGAACGAGATTGTGAATTTTTCCCACAGGGATCTGGTCCGACGCCATGGCAGGCCGCTGGACAGTCAGGAAAAACCCATGGAAGGCTGGGGTTTTGCCGTCATTGCCTATGGCAAGCTCGGCGGGCTTGAGCTTGGCTATGGTTCGGATCTGGATCTGGTTTTTCTCCATGATGATACGGAAGGCATGACCGAAGGCGGAGAAAAGCCCCTGCTTTCATCCCAGTTTTTCACCCGCCTCGGCCAGAGGGTTATCCATTGTCTCAAGGCCCACACCCGTGCAGGAACCCTGTACGAAACCGACCTGCGCCTGAGGCCCGACGGCAATACCGGGATTCTTGTGGTGCCCGTTGCCGCCTTTGCAGATTATCAGCGTCGTCAGGCCTGGACCTGGGAGCATCAGGCCCTTGTCCGTGCCCGGCCTGTCTGCGGCAATCACCGTATGGCAGAACGATTTGAAGCCACCCGCCGTGAAGTGCTCTGCCTGAAAAGGGAGAGTGGGCCCCTTCGGACAGAAATTGTGAATATGCGGGAAAAACTGCGCAGCGCCCATGCCAGACCGGAGCCGGGTATTTTTGATCTCAAGCAGGACCCCGGCGGTATCATGGACATCGAGTTTCTGGTTCAGTATATGGTTCTGGCCCATGCCCACGATACTCCGGCCATCACACGCTGGACGGACAACATCCGCATTCTGGAAACCCTTTCGGAAACCGGGGTCATGCGGCAGGAAGAGGCCACCTTTCTACGCAGCGCCTATCTGCTTTTCCGGGTGGCCGTGCACCGGAAAAATCTTCAGAATCAGCCTTCCCGTGTACCGGAATTCCGGTTTGAAAAACTCAGGGAAGGGGTTCGACATATCTGGCAGCGCTACATGGGAACAGATCATTCTGCTCCGGGAAAAAATTGA
- a CDS encoding type II toxin-antitoxin system VapC family toxin, with translation MLVDTDVLIWYMKGNEKAYRIIEEAGVFFVSVVTYMELVQGMRNKGELNALRKALHNWKSKIIYISEEISIQAMFFVEQHYLSHSIQLADALIGATAISQGLPVLTANDRHYKILKNLEVIKFRP, from the coding sequence ATGCTTGTCGATACCGATGTCCTGATCTGGTACATGAAGGGAAATGAAAAGGCATACCGCATCATTGAGGAGGCCGGGGTTTTTTTCGTTTCCGTTGTTACATATATGGAGCTGGTTCAGGGTATGAGAAATAAAGGCGAACTCAATGCCCTTCGTAAGGCTCTCCACAACTGGAAGTCAAAAATCATTTATATTTCAGAAGAAATATCCATTCAGGCAATGTTTTTTGTAGAGCAGCATTATCTCAGCCATTCCATACAGCTGGCAGATGCCCTGATAGGAGCCACTGCAATTTCACAGGGCCTGCCCGTTCTTACCGCCAATGATAGACACTATAAAATACTTAAAAATCTTGAAGTCATAAAATTCCGGCCTTAA
- a CDS encoding GNAT family N-acetyltransferase, which produces MQTPSAVAILPVKMPAAMLDFTILTADNFHMFEKDILASEEIFPENIRESSESCLGTLESTGGMGLVAFFQDRYLGNALGFQPLGDVFTDLKLHEVYGEKRVNLIYLSNIVTLPEFQHKGFGRQLLKAFVDAAEKAGFNRVGGHFRCNGSLKNFKALGGQELASFDNWYDTGETYTYCDLALGDCRPA; this is translated from the coding sequence GTGCAGACTCCATCCGCTGTTGCTATTTTGCCGGTGAAAATGCCTGCTGCCATGCTTGATTTCACTATCCTCACAGCGGATAATTTTCATATGTTTGAAAAGGACATTCTGGCTTCCGAAGAAATTTTTCCTGAAAACATAAGGGAATCTTCGGAAAGCTGTCTTGGAACACTGGAAAGTACCGGAGGCATGGGGCTGGTGGCTTTTTTTCAGGACCGATATCTGGGCAATGCGCTTGGATTTCAGCCCCTTGGAGATGTGTTCACGGATCTGAAGCTCCATGAGGTGTATGGAGAGAAGAGAGTTAACCTCATCTATCTCAGCAATATAGTTACCCTGCCTGAATTCCAGCATAAGGGCTTTGGCAGGCAGCTTCTTAAAGCCTTTGTGGATGCCGCTGAAAAGGCCGGATTTAATAGGGTTGGCGGACATTTCAGGTGTAACGGGTCCCTGAAAAATTTTAAAGCCCTGGGAGGGCAGGAGCTGGCAAGCTTTGACAACTGGTATGATACGGGTGAGACCTACACCTATTGTGACCTTGCTCTGGGTGACTGCAGACCTGCCTGA
- a CDS encoding tautomerase family protein, whose protein sequence is MPIITIALKEGRSQEQKKKVAEEITRIVAENMEVDPSKIWIRFDDFSPADFATGGKMHG, encoded by the coding sequence ATGCCCATCATCACCATTGCCCTGAAAGAAGGCCGCAGCCAGGAACAGAAAAAAAAGGTTGCCGAAGAAATAACCCGTATTGTTGCTGAAAACATGGAAGTTGATCCTTCCAAAATCTGGATACGTTTTGATGACTTTTCACCCGCTGATTTTGCCACTGGCGGTAAAATGCATGGATGA
- a CDS encoding SET domain-containing protein, translating into MLHPHTEVRFISEEIGRGVFATRPIPKGTVVWVQDRFDRVFTEAEVRSLEPVYQEILETYCFRDRCGRWIFCWDNTRYVNHSFSPTCILTPYGFELAVQDIEVGQQITNDYGFFNIIEPFDCLPEEGCQRSRVLPDDILRFAEIWDTRLAEAFTFFNRVAQPLSGLISKENHDIALAIAKGERSADSIRCCYFAGENACCHA; encoded by the coding sequence ATGCTGCACCCCCATACGGAAGTGCGTTTTATCAGTGAAGAAATTGGCAGAGGCGTTTTTGCCACCCGGCCCATTCCCAAAGGCACAGTTGTCTGGGTACAGGACCGCTTTGACAGGGTTTTTACGGAAGCGGAAGTCCGCAGCCTTGAGCCCGTTTATCAGGAAATACTGGAAACCTACTGCTTCCGGGATCGCTGTGGCCGGTGGATTTTCTGCTGGGACAATACCCGCTATGTCAACCACAGCTTTTCGCCCACCTGCATTCTCACACCCTATGGCTTTGAACTGGCCGTACAGGATATTGAAGTGGGGCAGCAGATTACCAATGATTACGGATTTTTTAATATTATTGAACCCTTTGACTGTCTTCCGGAAGAAGGGTGTCAGCGCAGTCGTGTCCTGCCCGATGATATACTTCGTTTTGCAGAAATCTGGGATACCCGGCTGGCGGAAGCCTTTACTTTTTTTAACAGGGTGGCTCAACCCCTTTCAGGTCTGATTTCAAAGGAGAACCATGATATCGCCCTTGCCATTGCAAAGGGGGAGCGGAGTGCAGACTCCATCCGCTGTTGCTATTTTGCCGGTGAAAATGCCTGCTGCCATGCTTGA
- a CDS encoding acyl-[acyl-carrier-protein] thioesterase encodes MKTEHDTAVFTQTGRVPYSHVGMDGYLKPVAVLNLCQDIASRHAFAMGVSALHLAPQDKIWVVNRYHFDFYRFPAWDEVFTLRSWRAPLRRLYEIRRFELFDEKDQILMGSTCAWVLVDKNTGKPVRLSRAMPPELCENDGSIPFDMEEIPLPPDTARTMDFQVLQEDMDYNRHANNAAYLKWALEALSPSELFPCRIRKLDIRYHHDIGPPRSVRVHTTREDTENGLRCVQAIRAADTGELLTGIRMDLSL; translated from the coding sequence ATGAAAACAGAACATGACACTGCCGTATTCACCCAGACAGGAAGGGTTCCCTATTCCCATGTGGGGATGGACGGATACTTAAAACCCGTAGCCGTACTGAATCTCTGTCAGGACATTGCCAGCCGCCATGCCTTTGCTATGGGCGTTTCGGCCCTGCATCTGGCACCCCAGGACAAAATATGGGTGGTGAACAGATATCACTTTGATTTTTATCGATTCCCGGCCTGGGATGAGGTCTTTACCCTGAGGTCCTGGCGGGCACCCCTTCGCAGGCTCTATGAGATCAGGCGCTTTGAATTGTTTGATGAAAAGGACCAGATTCTCATGGGAAGCACCTGTGCCTGGGTGCTGGTGGATAAAAATACGGGGAAGCCTGTACGACTGTCCAGGGCCATGCCTCCAGAGCTGTGCGAAAATGACGGCAGCATTCCCTTTGATATGGAAGAAATCCCCCTGCCTCCGGATACGGCCCGGACCATGGATTTTCAAGTACTTCAGGAAGATATGGATTACAACCGCCACGCCAACAATGCAGCCTACCTCAAGTGGGCGCTGGAAGCCCTTTCGCCATCGGAGCTTTTTCCCTGCCGCATCAGAAAGCTTGATATCCGATACCACCATGATATCGGCCCTCCCCGCAGCGTCAGGGTACACACAACAAGGGAAGATACAGAAAATGGGCTGCGCTGTGTGCAGGCCATCCGTGCGGCGGATACGGGGGAGCTGCTGACGGGTATCCGGATGGATCTCAGCCTTTAA
- a CDS encoding NAD(P)/FAD-dependent oxidoreductase: protein MQRFDIRVSPEEMEDKEKLHHMILARAGSGDPKRFDWRIRKQSLDARGRKPLFVLLIECWEGEAPPLEKIRGFEPEALSGKRVVITGAGPAGYFAALSLLERGIKPLVLERGKDVRSRRFDIKTLYKGEVHPHSNYCFGEGGAGTYSDGKLYTRATKRGDIRRVLDLFCSFGASEAIRTEAHPHIGSNRLPAIVKSMREAIIAAGGEVHFNAFVKDFLFEDGRFKAAVLEDGERVEGDALILATGHSARDIYALLHEKGILVEAKPFAMGVRIEHPQESIDRIFYGTSPRHPALPPASYRISCQASGRGVFSFCMCPGGSVVPASTAPGELVLNGMSFAERSGPFANAGLVTEIRLRDLEDPENNPFAGLHFQQALEQSLFSKGDGSQKAPAQRASDFVAARLSADLPKTSYIPGIYSAPLHQWLPDVVAKGLSEGLRLLDRRHRGYLSEEATLLAVESRTSSPLRIPRDSRTRMHPEVSGLFPCGEGAGYAGGIASAAMDGMASAEAVERYLAI, encoded by the coding sequence ATGCAACGTTTTGACATACGGGTTTCTCCGGAAGAGATGGAAGACAAGGAAAAGCTCCACCACATGATCCTTGCCAGGGCAGGCTCCGGAGATCCAAAGCGTTTTGACTGGCGCATCCGTAAACAGTCTTTAGATGCCAGGGGCAGAAAGCCCCTTTTTGTTCTTCTGATTGAATGCTGGGAGGGTGAAGCTCCACCTTTGGAAAAGATCCGGGGCTTTGAACCAGAAGCCCTTTCCGGCAAAAGGGTTGTGATTACTGGTGCCGGACCTGCGGGGTATTTTGCGGCCTTAAGTCTTCTGGAAAGGGGCATCAAGCCCCTTGTGCTGGAACGGGGAAAGGATGTGCGTTCCCGTCGTTTTGACATCAAGACCCTGTACAAAGGAGAGGTGCATCCCCACTCCAACTATTGTTTTGGCGAAGGAGGGGCTGGCACCTATTCCGACGGCAAGCTCTATACCCGTGCCACAAAAAGGGGAGATATCCGAAGGGTACTGGATCTCTTCTGCTCCTTTGGTGCCAGTGAGGCCATCCGTACTGAAGCCCATCCCCACATCGGCTCCAACCGCCTTCCGGCCATTGTAAAATCCATGCGGGAAGCCATTATAGCGGCTGGTGGAGAGGTTCACTTCAACGCCTTTGTGAAGGATTTCCTCTTTGAAGACGGACGTTTTAAGGCTGCTGTTCTGGAAGACGGGGAAAGGGTGGAGGGTGATGCCCTGATCCTTGCCACGGGTCATTCGGCCCGGGATATCTATGCCCTTCTCCATGAAAAGGGCATCCTTGTGGAGGCCAAGCCCTTTGCCATGGGAGTGCGCATTGAGCATCCCCAGGAAAGCATTGACCGGATTTTCTATGGCACATCGCCCCGTCACCCTGCCCTGCCGCCCGCTTCCTACAGGATCAGCTGTCAGGCTTCGGGCAGGGGAGTTTTTTCCTTTTGCATGTGTCCGGGAGGCTCTGTGGTTCCCGCATCCACAGCACCGGGGGAGCTGGTTTTAAATGGCATGAGCTTTGCCGAGCGCAGCGGCCCCTTTGCCAATGCAGGTCTTGTAACGGAAATACGGCTTAGGGATCTTGAAGATCCGGAGAACAATCCCTTTGCAGGGCTTCATTTTCAGCAGGCGCTGGAACAGTCCCTTTTCAGCAAAGGAGATGGCAGCCAGAAAGCCCCTGCCCAACGGGCTTCTGACTTTGTGGCTGCGCGGCTGTCTGCGGATCTTCCAAAGACATCCTATATTCCCGGCATATACAGTGCCCCCCTGCATCAGTGGCTGCCGGACGTGGTGGCAAAGGGACTTTCCGAGGGTCTTCGCCTTCTGGACCGCCGCCACCGGGGATATCTGAGTGAAGAAGCTACCTTACTTGCGGTGGAATCCCGCACCAGCTCACCCCTCCGTATTCCAAGGGATTCACGAACCCGTATGCATCCGGAGGTGTCCGGACTTTTCCCCTGCGGAGAAGGGGCAGGCTATGCAGGTGGGATCGCATCTGCAGCCATGGACGGCATGGCCAGTGCCGAAGCCGTGGAAAGGTATCTTGCCATTTAG
- a CDS encoding type II toxin-antitoxin system Phd/YefM family antitoxin, producing MKATAKELRFNSKRLLDTISRGEEVIITYRSKPCAKLIPYSEKKEDPAENELFGIWKDKDTIQDVAAYVRRLRKGRF from the coding sequence ATGAAAGCAACGGCAAAAGAGCTTCGGTTTAACTCAAAAAGGCTTTTGGATACAATAAGCAGGGGTGAGGAAGTGATCATAACCTATCGCAGCAAACCCTGCGCAAAGCTAATACCCTACAGTGAAAAAAAAGAAGATCCTGCTGAAAACGAACTGTTTGGAATCTGGAAAGATAAGGATACAATTCAGGATGTGGCTGCCTATGTCCGTAGATTAAGAAAAGGAAGATTCTGA